From a region of the Sesamum indicum cultivar Zhongzhi No. 13 linkage group LG3, S_indicum_v1.0, whole genome shotgun sequence genome:
- the LOC105158411 gene encoding perakine reductase: MQVPRVHLGAQGLQVSRLGFGCGGLSGILNAPLSHEDGAAILKEAFNKGITFFDTADIYGQAGDNEIMIGKALKELPREQVQIASKFGVYMPDGMSQVHVKGSPEYVRKCIEASLTRLDVDYIDLYYQHRVDTSVPIEETMGELKKLVEEGKIRYIGLSEASTDTIKRAHAVHPITAVQMEYSLWSREIEEDVIPLCRELGIGIVAYSPLGHGFFGGKGIVESLPSQSVLEMHPRFTGDNREKNKVLYTRFASLAAKHSCTPPQLALAWLLHQGNDVVPLPGTTKIKNLEANIDSLAVKLTAEDLKEIAAAIPVDQVGGEREITIFSMYSYRFANTPQRK; the protein is encoded by the exons ATGCAAGTGCCAAGAGTGCATTTGGGTGCCCAAGGTTTGCAG GTTTCTAGACTTGGATTTGGCTGTGGGGGGCTTTCAGGCATACTGAATGCTCCTCTGTCACATGAAGATGGAGCAGCAATCCTGAAAGAAGCTTTCAACAAAGGCATCACGTTCTTCGACACTGCGGATATCTATGGGCAGGCTGGCGATAATGAGATCATGATTGGCAAG GCATTAAAAGAGCTGCCTCGTGAGCAAGTTCAGATAGCGAGTAAATTTGGCGTTTATATGCCTGACGGTATGAGTCAGGTTCACGTCAAGGGAAGTCCTGAATATGTCCGGAAATGCATTGAAGCTAGTCTAACGCGGCTTGATGTGGACTACATTGATCTGTATTATCAGCATCGTGTTGACACATCTGTGCCAATAGAGGAAACT ATGGGGGAACTGAAGAAGCTAGTGGAAGAGGGGAAAATCAGATACATTGGGTTATCTGAAGCTAGTACGGATACGATCAAGAGGGCACATGCTGTGCATCCTATCACTGCTGTGCAAATGGAGTATTCTCTGTGGAGTCGTGAGATTGAGGAAGATGTGATTCCGCTTTGTAG GGAGCTTGGTATTGGGATAGTAGCGTATAGCCCTCTTGGTCACGGATTCTTCGGTGGAAAGGGAATTGTGGAGAGCTTACCTTCACAGAGCGTGCTG GAGATGCATCCAAGGTTCACTGGGGACAATCGAGAAAAGAACAAAGTCTTGTACACCCGGTTCGCCAGTTTAGCTGCTAAGCATTCTTGTACTCCTCCTCAACTTGCTCTGGCTTGGCTTCTCCATCAGGGCAATGACGTGGTTCCACTACCTG GGACTACAAAGATTAAGAACCTGGAAGCGAATATTGACTCCTTAGCAGTGAAACTGACAGCTGAGGACTTGAAAGAAATTGCTGCTGCAATTCCTGTTGATCAAGTTGGTGGTGAAAGAGAAATTACCATCTTTTCAATGTATTCCTACAGATTTGCGAATACACCACAgagaaaatga
- the LOC105158412 gene encoding transmembrane emp24 domain-containing protein p24beta3: MEARGRVIGCGRAANAALGLLLLSMLSRMSALSVTVSDVECVYEYVFYDGDTVSGNFVVDDAYWSSDHSGVDFTVTAPGGSTVHTLKGTSEDKFEFKAPTNGMYKFCFHNPSSTPETVSFNIHTGHIPREHDLAKDEHLDPINVKIAELREALETVTLEQRYLKARDARHRHTNESTRRRVIFYTVGEYLLLGLVSGLQVVFIRRLFSKSVAYNRV; this comes from the exons ATGGAGGCAAGGGGAAGAGTTATCGGGTGTGGACGGGCGGCGAACGCTGCGTTGGGCCTCCTGTTGTTGAGCATGCTGAGCCGCATGTCGGCGCTCTCGGTGACTGTGAGCGACGTCGAGTGCGTGTACGAGTACGTGTTCTACGATGGCGACACCGTTTCGGGGAACTTCGTCGTCGATGATGCCTACTGGAGCTCCGATCACTCCGGCGTCGACTTCACC GTGACGGCTCCTGGAGGTAGTACGGTACACACATTGAAGGGAACATCTGAGGACAAGTTTGAGTTTAAGGCCCCTACAAATGGAATGTACAAATTCTGTTTCCATAATCCTTCTTCTACACCAGAAACCGTCTCTTTCAACATTCATACAGGGCATATTCCCCGTGAACATGACCTTGCAAAGGATG AACATTTGGACCCcattaatgttaaaattgcTGAGCTGAGGGAGGCTCTGGAAACGGTTACCCTGGAGCAGAGGTATCTTAAAGCACGTGATGCTCGTCATCGCCATA CAAACGAGAGCACAAGAAGGCGGGTCATATTCTACACAGTTGGAGAATACCTTCTGCTGGGTCTTGTAAGTGGGCTTCAAGTTGTGTTCATCCGTCGCTTGTTTAGCAAATCAGTCGCATATAACcgtgtttaa
- the LOC105158530 gene encoding LOW QUALITY PROTEIN: uncharacterized protein LOC105158530 (The sequence of the model RefSeq protein was modified relative to this genomic sequence to represent the inferred CDS: inserted 10 bases in 6 codons; deleted 1 base in 1 codon; substituted 1 base at 1 genomic stop codon; added 28 bases not found in genome assembly) produces the protein MGRELEQIETTDSKKQENSGTVQESDGLEEHCGQKDFKVDSVIHVSGKTLDFSXLINGEERKVEEVYMYKNELNLXPTAMGRLKNLKTLKFFSNAVNSFPREFGNLVELECLQVKVGEPGINGLELSKLTKLIELELSRVPPRLSAFPFLSAIVGLKCLIRLSVCHFSIRYLPPEIGCLNNLEYLDLSFNKMRNLPDEITSLNLLIQLKVTNNKLIDLPLRLSCPQRLEILDLSNNRLTSLKYSELESMHNFRILNLQHNQLRGYQIPSWICCNLGGNISNLSNDESADMDVYDGVIQDIHGSCVAPLSSLSGLSPNNRSLAARRGDRWKRRYNLQTKAQQERLSYCRKLKVDAASQSTSGKCTTCRVSGHSDNASSKDLSVVPEEKLINEYLSPECEVQGNSVTCPGSLSDAVEVLDGGSYSQYSHCVEKPKSHSEKDLDNPKPSKSRRPTNDPSYLSCQYSERSFCGVANHLPDGFYDAGRDCPFMPLGSYEKKLXLLSWEVLLLDRERDEELDAILLCARAYLHQFKHFNKSINDHKEVVFDSLLMASLLXLFVSDDFEGSDKSVVIRKTWEAVSGSNYMKPFVCTCGTGIIDDTSKATRHGVNAVEDVLFRDICEKSLQSTKERRNSIIVPIGGVQFGVCRHRALLMKVYMKSGVLCKKKCYKNGDCYKSILLNLVCASVVADHDASPICSFPSLAVRDEIGKLAFTFLMRCTVGSLEAVEGNFPVRIIEVSEASADEVRNFKFSCLREVRMLSALKHSCIIECYGHQISSKWLETANGNSGRRILQSAILMEYIIGGSLKCCVEKLSSAGEKHVAPDLALSISRDVAFAXTELHSRHIIHRDXKSENILIDLEKQQPDGTPIVKICDFDRGIPFILTCIXAHVGISRPDIYVGTPRWMAPEVFCAMHQQNIYEEVDSWSFGCMLLELLTLQVPYSELPESEIQRFLQMGERPKLTDELETLAQSEADLETESETLRFLAELYHQCTEKNPSDRPSAKNIYSLLLACEWSVKGSRSSEQE, from the exons ATGGGTAGA GAATTAGAGCAAATTGAAACTACAGACTctaaaaagcaagaaaattcCGGAACAGTCCAGGAATCGGATGGTTTGGAAGAGCATTGTGGCCAAAAAGATTTCAAAGTGGACTCCGTTATTCATGTTTCGGGAAAGACATTGGATTTTTC TCTGATTAATGGCGAAGAACGCAAGGTGGAGGAAGTGTATATGTACAAGAATGAACTGAATT ATCCAACGGCTATGGGGAGGCTTAAGAATTTGAAAACTCTGAAGTTTTTCTCAAATGCGGTGAATTCATTTCCTAGGGAGTTCGGTAATTTGGTTGAGCTGGAATGCTTGCAAGTGAAAGTCGGGGAACCAGGAATTAATGGGTTGGAGTTGAGTAAATTGACGAAATTGATAGAACTGGAGCTTAGTAGAGTGCCACCAAGGCTGTCAGCTTTCCCTTTTTTGAGTGCCATTGTTGGGCTTAAATGCTTGATTAGGCTTTCTGTTTGTCATTTCTCCATAAG ATACCTTCCTCCAGAAATTGGCTGCCTCAATAATCTGGAGTACTTGGATCTTTCATTTAATAAGATGAGGAATTTACCGGATGAAATCACTTCGTTGAACTTATTGATACAACTGAAAGtcactaataataaattgattgatCTACCTTTACGACTCTCATGTCCGCAAAGATTGGAGATCTTGGACCTGTCAAATAACCGGTTGACATCCTTGAAGTACTCAGAACTTGAATCAATGCATAACTTTCGGATTCTAAATCTTCAG CATAATCAACTACGTGGATATCAAATACCTTCATGGATATGCTGCAACTTGGGAGGGAATATCAGTAACCTATCAAATGATGAATCTGCTGACATGGATGTTTATGACGGTGTCATCCAGGACATTCATG GATCTTGTGTTGCGCCATTGAGTAGTTTAAGTGGATTATCACCTAATAATCGATCTTTAGCTGCAAGAAGAGGAGACCGATGGAAGCGTCGGTATAATTTGCAAACAAAAGCTCAGCAGGAGCGACTGAGTTATTGCAGGAAGCTGAAAGTTGATGCTGCCTCGCAAAGCACTTCAGGAAAATGCACAACGTGCAGAGTGTCTGGCCATAGTGATAATGCCTCATCAAAAGATTTGTCTGTTGTTCCAGAGGAGAAGCTTATCAATGAATATTTATCTCCAGAATGTGAGGTGCAGGGAAACTCAGTTACCTGTCCTGGCTCTCTTTCTGATGCTGTTGAGGTATTGGATGGAGGTTCATATTCTCAGTATTCTCATTGTGTAGAGAAGCCAAAAAGTCATTCGGAGAAAGATCTTGATAATCCCAAGCCCAGCAAATCCCGCAGGCCAACCAATGATCCTTCTTACTTGTCATGCCAATATAGTGAAAGATCATTTTGTGGAGTTGCAAATCATCTACCCGATGGTTTCTATGATGCAGGACGAGATTGTCCCTTTATGCCACTTGGTAGCTATGAGAAAAAACT CTTGCTCAGTTGGGAAGTGCTTCTTCTTGACAG GGAAAGGGATGAAGAGTTGGACGCCATTCTCTTATGTGCTCGAGCATACTTGCATCAGTTTAAGCACTTTAACAAGTCCATCAATGACCATAAAGAGGTTGTGTTTGATAGTTTGCTGATGGCTTCGTTGCT GCTCTTTGTATCGGATGATTTTGAAGGAAGTGATAAA AGTGTTGTTATTCGGAAGACATGGGAAGCTGTTTCTGGTTCAAACTACATGAAACCATTTGTTTGTACGTGTGGAACTGGGATCATAGATGATACTAGTAAAGCCACTAGGCATGGTGTGAATGCTGTAGAAGATGTTCTTTTCCGTGATATTTGTGAAAAGTCTCTTCAATCTACAAAAGAAAGGCGCAATTCCATTATAGTTCCTATTGGCGGTGTGCAGTTTGGTGTTTGTAGGCATAGAGCATTGCTGATGAAG GTGTACATGAAGTCTGGTGTTTTGTGCAAGAAGAAATGTTACAAGAATGGAGATTGTTATAAAAGCATACTCCTAAACTT GGTGTGTGCTTCTGTTGTGGCTGATCATGATGCTAGTCCTATTTGTTCATTTCCTTCTCTGGCTGTACGTGATGAAATTGGGAAACTGGCATTCACGTTTCTGATGCGCTGCACTGTTGGATCACTGGAGGCTGTTGAAGGTAATTTTCCT GTGAGGATTATTGAAGTGAGCGAGGCATCTGCTGATGAAGTCAGGAACTTCAAGTTCTCTTGTTTACGGGAAGTCAGGATGTTGAGTGCC ATGGTCACCAAATATCATCCAAGTGGCTTGAGACAGCAAATGGAAATTCTGGACGCCGTATATTACAGTCTGCTATATTGATGGAGTACATAATAGGAGGCTCGTTGAAG TGCTGTGTTGAGAAATTATCAAGTGCTGGTGAGAAGCATGTTGCTCCTGACTTGGCACTATCTATTTCCAGAGATGTGGCATTTGCATAAACTGAACTACATTCCAGACACATTATTCATCGTG TAAAAAGTGAGAATATTTTGATCGATCTTGAGAAGCAGCAGCCAGATGGCACACCTATAGTGAAGATATGTGATTTTGATAGGGGAATTCCCTTCATTCTTACTTGCAT CGCACATGTTGGAATATCTCGACCTGATATTTATGTTGGCACTCCTCGATGGATGGCTCCTGAGGTGTTCTGTGCAATGCATCAGCAGAACATTTATGAG GAAGTGGATAGTTGGTCATTTGGCTGCATGCTTCTGGAATTGTTGACATTACAAGTCCCTTATTCTGAGTTGCCAGAATCTGAAATCCAAAGGTTTCTGCAG ATGGGAGAACGACCCAAACTGACAGATGAGCTGGAGACATTGGCTCAATCTGAGGCTGACCTTGAGACTGAATCTGAAACCCTTCGATTTCTTGCTGAACTTTACCATCAGTGTACAGAAAAGAATCCATCCGATCGTCCATCAGCCAAGAACATCTACAGTCTGTTGCTCGCCTGCGAATGGTCAGTCAAAGGTTCAAGAAGCTCAGAACAAGAATAG